CGATAACTTCTTCCTTAATTTCTACATCTGTTATTTCCTTTTTTCCATTTGCAGTTACCGTCACCATACCTCCACCAGCAGACGCCTGGAATGTCATTTCATGTAGCTCGTCTTGTGCTTTAAGCATTTTTCTTTGCATTTTCTGCATTTGTTTCATCATATTATTCATATTTCCCTTCATGGAAAATACCTCCTTTTTATTGTTTAGGAAATTATATCCGTTCTACAATGTGGATATTTTTTTGATATTAGCTTTATCTAACTTATGCGCTCGAACGCCTGTGCCTTTGTTCCTTGTTTTAATCATGTATTTCCAATATATTATCACCAAACAGTTTTTTTGCTTCCTCCACAAGTGGATCGTTGTCTTCTTCATGATTAGATGGTGATGACTTTTCTTGTTTTGTTACATATTCATTTCGCAAATTTTGCCAATCCTTTTCGGGAATTGGAATGATCGTCAATGGCTTTCCCAGTATCGTCGCTAATACAGACTCTATCATTTCTCGATTATCTAAAAACAGCGAACAATGAATTTCATATTTAAATGCAACTACAAGTGCTTCATTCGATGCAGCTGCAGGCTTACTATCCTGAATGGTTGCATGTGCTGGTGCACTAGCTTTTTTTAGATTTGCCAAAAATGTTGCCCAATGGGTATGAACATGCTTTAATGCTGATTTTTCCGCTTGCTCAAGAACATGTCGAATCCGTTCAAAAGGAATTTTATAACTGTTTTTTGCAGATCTATTAGGCGCTCTTCTAGTTTGATGCTGTGGAGCAGGCTGTGCACTAACAACAGGGTTCTCCTTAAGCAGTTTTAATTCCTTTTCCAGCTGTCCAAGTTGTGATGTGAGACTGGCGATAGTATCAGAATTTGCCAACGGATCTTCGCCAGCCTGTTCGTTTGTACTGCTAGCAATGGATAAAATAGCTATTTCAATATATACTTTTGGGCTATTGGTCCACTTTATTTCCTGCTGACACTGATTTAACTGTGACATTGCTTCTTGCATCCAGTTACTTGAAATAGTTTTCGCCAACGTTTGAAACTGTTCATCTACCCGGGCTCTTTCCAACAAGCCTTCCAAATCTGGAGCACTCTTGTAAAGTAACAAATCACGCAGAAAATAAATCATATCATACACGAACCGAGCTGGATCTTTTCCCTTTTGAATCAAGTCATTAAGCTGTATCAATGCCTGATGTACATCTTTCTCATACATGCAGCGAATAATATTGGTTAATGCATGTTGTGATACGCCGCCAGTAACAGCTAAAACATCCTCCAATTCTACCGATTCATTACTATAGGATATAGCCTGATCGAGAATACTTAAAGCATCACGCATGCCACCCTCAGCAGTCAATGCAATTGTATCTAAAGCTTCTTTTGAAACCGTTATGCCTTCAGCCTCTACGATCGTTTGCATCCGCTTGACCATCGACGAGTTAGAGATAGGCTTAAAATCAAATCGCTGACACCTTGATAAAATGGTTAATGGAATCTTGTGCGGCTCTGTTGTTGCTAAGATAAATACAACATGACCCGGCGGCTCCTCCAGCGTTTTCAGCAGTGCATTAAACGCATTTACCGATATCATGTGTACCTCATCAATGATGTATACTTTATAAGGAACCTCACTAGAAGCATATTTGACATTATCCCTTATTTCGCGTATATCCTCTACACTTGTATTTGAAGCGGCATCAATTTCAATCACGTCTGCAACCGAACCATTTTGAATTCCTTTACATGCGGCACATTGATTACAAGGTTCTTTAACAGGGGAACGTTCGCAGTTGATCGTTTTAGCAAAAATCTTCGCAGCACTTGTTTTTCCCGTCCCTCTCGGACCAGAGAATAAATAAGCATGCGAAAACTTTTCCTGAACGATCGCATTTTGTAATGTTCGGGTAATATGTTCCTGTCCAACCACATCGGCAAAAACCGTTGGACGCCAAACGCGATATAAAGCCTGATAGCTCATGGTATGATTCTCCTTTAAAATCTCCCTCTAATTATACTCTATTTAAGGGGTGAATGTGAACCATAGCGATACACAAATAATAAAAAATCAAGTAAAGCCGAGGCGCAGAAAAATTGTTGACTTCTAAACAAAAGCTAGAAGCGTTCGGTTAATGAGTATAAATGAAGAGCTCTGGGTAAAACAGAAGAATAAGAAGAAGACTAATCGCTCTTTGCATGAACTAGACGTTCTACTTTTTTGAAAGCGGTCGTTTTTCTTATACAATAAAGTGAAACTTCATTCAGTAGGAGTTTTCTTCCATCTCCTACTGAATGTTAGTACCTCAGGGGGTATGACCTAAAGGCCCTTGAACCAATCGGGCATTTAGGTGCCGTTTTCTCCATTTTGACCCTTGTATCAACTCAGATTTTGAAGCAGGAGTCTTACGGCACCTTACATGCGGGATAAAGCCTAACGTTTTTTAGTGTAAAAAATTATTTACCAAGTAGAGTAGATAGCTTTCCCTAAACCGTTAAAAAACAAATGAGAAGAAAAACCATAACATTTATATAGTTTTTCAGCATTACCTGCTGCTATTTTAGAATTTTTCTTTTATAATTAACCTTATCAGGTTTGTTTAACGAAAAATGAATCTGATGTAAATTTAGTGGATGGGCATGTGAAAGATAATATTAGAAAAACTTGACTTCTCGCCAAGTCTTTAGCGAAAGCTGTAGTTTTTCTTATACGATAAAGTGAAACTTCATTCAGTAGGAGTTTTCTTCCATTTCCTACTGAATGTTAGTACCTCAGGGGGTATGACCTAAAGGCCCTTAAACGAATCGGGCATTTAGGTGCCGTTTTCTCCCATTTAGACCTTTTGTATCAACTCAAGATTTTGAAGTGGGAGTCTTACGGCACCTTACATGCGGGATAAACCCTAAAATTTTATACTTTCCTATAGTACGAGGAAATAGTTGATGCATATTACTGAACTTTTCAACATCCTCTTAAAATGATCAAACTAAGATAAGGAGTTTGCTTATGAGTCTTTTAGAAGATATTCTAACGCATAATCAAGATTTTGTAGAAAAGAAAAAATATGAAAACTACCAAAGCAGTAAGTTTCCCAACAAACACGTACTTATCCTATCTTGTATGGATACGCGACTTGTCGAGCTTTTGCCCAAGGCAATGAATATAGCCAATGGCGATGCCAAAATTCTTAAAACAGCTGGTGCACTTGTCTCTCACCCATTTGGTAGTATTATGCGCAGTATTTTAGTAGGGGTTTATGAGCTAGAAGTAGATGAAATCTGTGTCGTTGGACACCATGATTGTGGAATGGCAAGTGTTAAAGCAGCACAAACATTAGAAAAAATAAAGCAACGGGGGATTCGTCAGGAAACGTTAGACACCCTGCAATATTCCGGAGTCGATTTTAACCGATTTTTTAAAAGCTTTGATCGGGTAGAAGATAGTGTGAAGCATAGTGTCTCCACGATCCGTAATCACCCGCTGATGCCAGATACAGTACCGGTTCACGGTCTTGTGATGGATCCCAATACAGGGAAGCTAGATCTTATTGTAGACGGGTATCAAAAATAAAAAAGTACGAGGCTGAGACAAAACCCCACTAAATTAAAAAAATAAGCGTGGTACCCACCATCATAAAATGGTGAAGGTACCACGCTTATTTTTTGTTTAATATTCTTTTTAAAGTAAACAAAAAGGACACCATCTGATAAAATTAAAGTACCTACACAATAACTATCGGAGGTGTCCTTATGTTTAAACATTATACCATGAATCAAGTCATTTTACCGCTAGATTTAGAAATAAAATTACAAGAAAATGATATCGCCTATGCCGTGAATGATATAG
The window above is part of the Virgibacillus proomii genome. Proteins encoded here:
- a CDS encoding YbaB/EbfC family nucleoid-associated protein, coding for MKGNMNNMMKQMQKMQRKMLKAQDELHEMTFQASAGGGMVTVTANGKKEITDVEIKEEVIDPDDAEMLQDLILAATNDVLKQIDDKTNETMGQFTKGLNMPGMF
- the dnaX gene encoding DNA polymerase III subunit gamma/tau — translated: MSYQALYRVWRPTVFADVVGQEHITRTLQNAIVQEKFSHAYLFSGPRGTGKTSAAKIFAKTINCERSPVKEPCNQCAACKGIQNGSVADVIEIDAASNTSVEDIREIRDNVKYASSEVPYKVYIIDEVHMISVNAFNALLKTLEEPPGHVVFILATTEPHKIPLTILSRCQRFDFKPISNSSMVKRMQTIVEAEGITVSKEALDTIALTAEGGMRDALSILDQAISYSNESVELEDVLAVTGGVSQHALTNIIRCMYEKDVHQALIQLNDLIQKGKDPARFVYDMIYFLRDLLLYKSAPDLEGLLERARVDEQFQTLAKTISSNWMQEAMSQLNQCQQEIKWTNSPKVYIEIAILSIASSTNEQAGEDPLANSDTIASLTSQLGQLEKELKLLKENPVVSAQPAPQHQTRRAPNRSAKNSYKIPFERIRHVLEQAEKSALKHVHTHWATFLANLKKASAPAHATIQDSKPAAASNEALVVAFKYEIHCSLFLDNREMIESVLATILGKPLTIIPIPEKDWQNLRNEYVTKQEKSSPSNHEEDNDPLVEEAKKLFGDNILEIHD
- a CDS encoding beta-class carbonic anhydrase, which encodes MSLLEDILTHNQDFVEKKKYENYQSSKFPNKHVLILSCMDTRLVELLPKAMNIANGDAKILKTAGALVSHPFGSIMRSILVGVYELEVDEICVVGHHDCGMASVKAAQTLEKIKQRGIRQETLDTLQYSGVDFNRFFKSFDRVEDSVKHSVSTIRNHPLMPDTVPVHGLVMDPNTGKLDLIVDGYQK